In Chloracidobacterium sp., the following proteins share a genomic window:
- a CDS encoding peptidoglycan-binding protein yields the protein MLKRLFFAGIVSILFVSAAAAQGGSTKGSSDAKTSTETAAKSAAFRPTKEQVMQGQKFLKEQKLYNGEATGLYNNETRAAIKSYQKANGLALTGNFNQATLGKMNIAFTDKQKAAATGIVMPVESTAGKTGAVTPTDSKASKTGAVTPTDSKAGTIVGHETVSNPSATADPKRPAPFRANDDQIKAAQQILRDGKMLTGGEDGKLDDLTREGLGAFQEAKGMKVTKTLNAATLDKMGIALTDKQKEQVAAQAAYDAAKAASKAQ from the coding sequence ATGCTAAAAAGGCTATTTTTTGCCGGTATTGTTTCCATTCTGTTTGTTTCGGCGGCGGCTGCCCAAGGCGGCTCGACCAAGGGAAGCAGCGATGCAAAGACCTCAACTGAGACAGCCGCCAAATCAGCGGCGTTTCGTCCGACCAAGGAGCAGGTGATGCAGGGGCAGAAGTTTCTCAAGGAGCAGAAACTCTACAACGGCGAGGCCACCGGCCTATACAATAATGAGACCCGCGCCGCGATCAAGAGCTATCAGAAGGCGAATGGGCTTGCGCTCACGGGGAACTTTAATCAGGCAACGCTGGGCAAGATGAACATTGCCTTTACCGACAAACAGAAAGCAGCGGCGACAGGGATCGTCATGCCGGTCGAATCAACAGCAGGCAAAACCGGAGCCGTTACGCCGACGGATTCCAAGGCAAGCAAGACGGGCGCCGTTACGCCGACCGATTCCAAAGCCGGCACTATTGTCGGCCACGAGACGGTAAGCAATCCGTCAGCGACCGCCGATCCGAAGCGCCCGGCGCCGTTCCGTGCGAATGACGACCAGATCAAGGCGGCGCAGCAGATACTGCGCGACGGAAAGATGCTAACGGGCGGTGAGGACGGCAAACTTGACGATCTGACGCGCGAAGGGCTAGGTGCCTTTCAGGAGGCGAAGGGCATGAAAGTGACCAAGACGTTAAATGCCGCGACACTCGACAAGATGGGAATCGCGCTGACGGACAAGCAGAAGGAACAGGTGGCCGCGCAGGCGGCGTACGACGCGGCCAAAGCTGCGAGTAAGGCCCAATAA
- a CDS encoding tetratricopeptide repeat protein, translating into MKNLILVAAASLLTACMNTPQPIPQNSNSTTPTNERSQTSIAHGPNERQPPAANSAGAPSKWTQSGDAIDTSTFDAAIAKAEKAAGDQPSDTAAKKGLAEAYLARANALTGARQYASALGDYRRTLKHDPTNAEAKDWVDQIINIYKSINRGYPAEGEEPPPLPFTKGK; encoded by the coding sequence ATGAAAAATCTCATTCTGGTTGCCGCAGCTTCGCTGCTCACCGCGTGCATGAACACGCCGCAGCCGATCCCGCAGAACTCGAATTCAACGACTCCGACGAACGAGCGTTCGCAGACCTCCATCGCCCACGGCCCCAATGAGCGCCAGCCGCCCGCGGCAAACTCCGCCGGAGCTCCTTCGAAATGGACGCAGAGCGGTGACGCGATCGACACCTCGACGTTTGACGCCGCGATCGCAAAAGCCGAGAAAGCCGCCGGCGACCAGCCGTCTGACACGGCAGCAAAAAAAGGCCTTGCTGAGGCCTATCTCGCTCGGGCTAATGCCCTGACCGGTGCGCGGCAGTACGCCTCGGCCCTTGGCGACTATCGCCGAACGCTCAAGCACGACCCGACGAACGCCGAGGCAAAGGACTGGGTCGATCAGATCATCAACATTTACAAGTCGATCAACCGCGGCTATCCGGCCGAGGGCGAAGAGCCGCCACCGCTGCCGTTTACAAAGGGGAAGTAG
- a CDS encoding DUF4440 domain-containing protein, producing MRTKLLTLTLILMLSAVVSAQRSGASAAIRKVMDEQVTAWNNGDLEAFMQGYWKSDKLKFVSGDRITYGWEPTLDNYRKTYGSPGMMGKLTFSDLDITVLSSSAAFVVGSWSLEREKDNPKGKFTLLFRKLKEGWRIVTDHSS from the coding sequence ATGCGTACTAAATTACTGACACTTACCCTCATATTGATGCTTTCTGCGGTCGTGTCGGCCCAACGATCTGGAGCCTCAGCCGCCATCCGCAAGGTCATGGACGAGCAGGTCACGGCGTGGAACAATGGCGACCTTGAGGCATTCATGCAGGGCTATTGGAAATCGGATAAGCTCAAGTTCGTGTCTGGCGACAGGATCACATACGGCTGGGAGCCGACGCTCGACAACTATCGCAAGACCTACGGATCGCCCGGCATGATGGGCAAGCTGACATTTTCGGATCTCGATATTACTGTGCTGTCGAGCAGTGCCGCGTTTGTCGTCGGCAGTTGGTCGCTGGAACGCGAAAAGGACAATCCGAAAGGCAAGTTCACGCTGCTCTTTCGCAAACTCAAAGAAGGCTGGCGAATCGTTACCGACCATTCCAGTTGA
- the efp gene encoding elongation factor P translates to MAISANDIRKGMVILHEGSPVKVMEFHHHTPGNLRAMVQARLRNLLTGNSFEFRFRSNDTLEKVTLEQHKMDYMYSDGSHHHFMNNETFEQVALTDEDLGDAAQWLIPNLTIEVEFYDGTPIGVALPASMELTVTETEPVMKGATASNSNKPATLENGVTLQVPPFIVEGEKIRVNPAESRYMERVK, encoded by the coding sequence ATGGCAATTTCGGCAAACGACATACGCAAAGGCATGGTAATTCTTCACGAGGGTTCGCCCGTGAAGGTCATGGAATTTCACCACCACACGCCCGGCAACCTGCGGGCAATGGTGCAGGCACGGCTGAGGAACCTACTCACGGGCAACTCGTTCGAGTTTCGCTTTCGCTCGAACGACACGCTCGAAAAGGTGACACTTGAGCAGCACAAGATGGACTACATGTATTCGGACGGCTCGCATCATCATTTTATGAACAACGAGACCTTCGAGCAGGTGGCCCTCACGGACGAGGATCTCGGCGATGCCGCCCAATGGCTGATCCCGAATCTCACCATCGAGGTCGAATTCTACGACGGTACGCCCATCGGCGTCGCTCTGCCCGCCTCGATGGAACTGACCGTGACCGAGACCGAACCCGTGATGAAAGGTGCGACCGCGTCAAACTCCAACAAACCTGCAACCCTCGAGAACGGCGTAACGCTTCAGGTGCCGCCCTTTATCGTCGAAGGTGAAAAGATCCGCGTCAATCCCGCTGAATCGCGGTACATGGAAAGAGTCAAGTAA
- a CDS encoding 3-deoxy-D-manno-octulosonic acid transferase — MYLLYGIIYTLGFVLMVPVFLLRRGKYAAGFKQRLGFLPAFDRKGKRVVWLHCVSVGEVNAARPLAEKIKQRFADYSLVVSTTTRTGQKVAKEGFAGVADLVFYFPFDWRNTVRRSLRRIRPSVVLVMETEIWFNFFREAYKSGARVAIVNGRLSERSLNRYTKIKRFMKRVLNYLELALMQDKSDATRLMALGARGSKVRVTGNLKFVHDLDDKATALTAELRERFGITPDEPLIIAASTHSPEEKWVIEAFREVWKSSSEHLPRLMIAPRHPERFAEVSGLIKASGFSWVRRSEQPSGRDHTAEVILLDSIGELRAAYPLAEIVFVGGSLIPHGGQSIYEPAAAGRAIITGSHTANFAAAVKEFLSKDALRQIGRVTEKDGSGKLADEFRALLSDAARRDILGRNALAVMNANRGAVTKTIEYLEPLFTAKERPKYR; from the coding sequence ATGTACCTTCTTTACGGCATCATATACACGCTCGGCTTCGTCTTGATGGTGCCGGTGTTTCTTCTTCGCCGAGGGAAGTATGCCGCGGGCTTCAAACAGCGTCTTGGCTTTCTTCCAGCATTCGATCGGAAGGGCAAGAGAGTCGTATGGCTGCACTGCGTCTCGGTTGGCGAGGTTAACGCCGCGCGGCCGCTGGCCGAGAAGATAAAGCAACGCTTCGCCGACTATTCGCTTGTCGTATCGACAACGACGCGAACAGGGCAGAAGGTCGCAAAGGAAGGTTTTGCGGGCGTTGCCGATCTGGTCTTTTACTTCCCTTTCGACTGGCGAAATACCGTTCGGCGTTCGCTGCGGCGCATCAGGCCATCGGTCGTGCTCGTGATGGAGACCGAGATCTGGTTCAACTTTTTCCGCGAGGCTTACAAATCAGGTGCCCGCGTTGCCATCGTCAACGGTCGCCTGTCGGAACGCTCGCTCAACCGCTACACAAAGATCAAGCGGTTTATGAAGCGCGTCCTCAACTATCTCGAACTGGCCCTGATGCAGGACAAATCCGACGCTACGCGCCTGATGGCACTCGGTGCCCGCGGCAGCAAGGTGCGCGTGACGGGCAATCTCAAGTTTGTTCACGATCTCGACGATAAGGCGACGGCATTGACCGCCGAGTTGCGCGAACGCTTTGGGATCACGCCCGACGAGCCGCTCATCATCGCCGCAAGCACGCACTCGCCTGAGGAAAAATGGGTGATCGAGGCGTTTCGCGAGGTCTGGAAATCATCGAGTGAACATCTGCCTCGGCTGATGATCGCGCCCCGACATCCCGAACGCTTCGCCGAGGTTTCGGGGTTGATCAAAGCGAGCGGTTTCTCTTGGGTCCGTCGCAGTGAACAGCCTTCAGGCCGCGACCACACGGCCGAGGTCATATTGCTTGATTCGATCGGCGAACTGCGCGCGGCCTACCCGCTTGCTGAGATCGTCTTCGTCGGCGGCAGCCTGATCCCGCACGGCGGCCAGAGCATCTACGAACCCGCCGCCGCCGGGCGCGCCATCATCACCGGTTCGCACACCGCGAATTTTGCGGCCGCGGTCAAGGAGTTTCTATCAAAGGACGCTTTGAGGCAGATCGGGCGAGTTACAGAAAAGGATGGGTCAGGAAAACTCGCGGATGAATTCCGCGCACTTCTATCGGATGCTGCTCGACGTGATATTTTGGGCCGAAATGCTCTGGCCGTGATGAACGCAAATCGCGGTGCTGTCACCAAGACAATCGAATATCTCGAACCGCTCTTCACTGCGAAGGAGCGTCCCAAGTACCGCTAG